GCAGGATGTGAACGCGCCCCGGACGCAGGATGTGAACGCCCCGCGGCAGCAGAACGTCAACGCCCCGCGGACGCAGGATGTGAACGCGCCCCGGACGCAGGATGTGAACGCCCCGCGGCAGCAGAACGTCAACGCCCCGCGGACGCAGGACGTGAACGCCCCCCGGACGCAAGATGTGAACGCCCCGCGGTCCTCGGATCCGAGCGCTCCGCGTGGCGATATTTCGCGTGCCGCATCGCTGGTACGCGAGGCTGAGGCGGCGTGCAAGGCTGGGCACAGCAGCGTGGCTTCCGAGAAGGCCAAGGCTGCGATCGAGATCATCAAGAAGTAACGGTAGTCTCCCGCAGCACGGGCCCCGGGGCGACCCCCCGGGGCCCTTTGTCTCTCTAGACCAGCCGCGCGCGCAGCCGAGACGACGCGAAGTCCACCGCCATGACCAGCGCGATCAGCACCAGCAGCACCGTCGACGCTGCCGGGTAGTTCAGCATCCGAAGGTAGGTCTGGATGTAGAAACCGATTCCCCCTGCCCCGACGAAGCCTAGGATGGCTGCCGCCCGGATGTTGGTTTCGAACCGGTAGAGCGTGAAGGAGAGGAACTGGGGCACGAGCTGGGGGAGGATCCCCCACCGCAGCAGCTGCAGGTGGGTCGCGCCGGTGGCCGCGATGGCCTCCACCGGTCCCGGATCGATCGACTCGATCGCCTCCGAATAGAGCTTGGCGAGCACCGTCGCCGTGTAGGCCACCACCGCCAGCACACCGGGGAACGGGCCCAGCCCGACGGCGGCCACGAAGATAAGCGCGTAGACGAGCGTGTCCACCGCGCGGAACATGTTCAGAATCGAGCGGGCGCTGTAGAAGAGCCATGGCGGCGACACGTTTCGCGCCGCGAGAAATCCCACCGGCAGCGCGAGGATCGCCGCGATTCCCGTCCCGACGATCGCGATCTGCAGCGTCTGGGTGGCGCCCCGCAGCGCGTGCCCCAGCACGGAGGGGTCCGGTGGCAGCATGCGCCGGAGGAATTCCAGCACGAACGGAACACCCTCGACGGATCGCCACAGCGACACCTCGGTAGCCCAGGCGGCCCAGAGGAACAGGGCCAGGATCACCGCCCAGGCGGCCCATCGCGCGCCCCGGCTCACGCGGCTCGGCTCTCGAAGATGC
This region of Candidatus Methylomirabilota bacterium genomic DNA includes:
- the phnE gene encoding phosphonate ABC transporter, permease protein PhnE, encoding MSRGARWAAWAVILALFLWAAWATEVSLWRSVEGVPFVLEFLRRMLPPDPSVLGHALRGATQTLQIAIVGTGIAAILALPVGFLAARNVSPPWLFYSARSILNMFRAVDTLVYALIFVAAVGLGPFPGVLAVVAYTATVLAKLYSEAIESIDPGPVEAIAATGATHLQLLRWGILPQLVPQFLSFTLYRFETNIRAAAILGFVGAGGIGFYIQTYLRMLNYPAASTVLLVLIALVMAVDFASSRLRARLV